Proteins co-encoded in one Rhodococcus sp. PAMC28707 genomic window:
- a CDS encoding C40 family peptidase, which produces MSGRNGAQPLVASHTSTRQLRRILVAGAITAGAVILPAAPAMAAPITIPGVGTFEIPEIPGLPPLPAVPGLPGAPAPIAPQVTPAAKAVQAAESKVGSPYVYGASGPDSFDCSGLVQWAYKQAGVSLPRTSYDQASAGVPVSQSDLQPGDVVSFYGGSHSGIYAGGGNVIHASTSGVPVKVAPVSSMPFDGARRY; this is translated from the coding sequence ATGAGTGGAAGAAACGGAGCACAACCTCTCGTGGCGTCACATACTTCAACCCGCCAATTGCGTCGAATACTCGTAGCCGGTGCGATCACTGCCGGCGCGGTCATTTTGCCCGCTGCCCCCGCAATGGCGGCCCCCATCACGATCCCGGGTGTCGGTACGTTCGAAATACCTGAGATCCCGGGCTTGCCCCCGTTGCCGGCTGTCCCTGGACTCCCCGGCGCGCCGGCACCCATCGCTCCGCAGGTCACTCCGGCTGCGAAAGCAGTGCAGGCCGCAGAGTCCAAGGTCGGGTCCCCGTACGTTTACGGTGCATCCGGTCCTGACTCGTTCGATTGCTCCGGTCTGGTTCAGTGGGCATACAAGCAGGCCGGCGTCAGCTTGCCCCGTACGAGCTACGACCAGGCGTCCGCTGGTGTTCCGGTATCCCAGTCCGATCTTCAGCCGGGAGATGTCGTCTCCTTCTACGGTGGATCGCATTCGGGTATCTACGCAGGCGGCGGCAACGTAATCCACGCATCCACCTCGGGTGTTCCCGTCAAGGTTGCACCGGTGTCGTCGATGCCGTTCGACGGAGCTCGTCGATACTGA
- a CDS encoding C40 family peptidase — protein sequence MATPTVKNVARSKRSVLAAAACALCLLVAPAATAQAQPGIDSASDAQTRLSDLARESEQTTEALHNAQIDLDAKTAVQREAESAVETHQSALAVAEAALAELKPAVDKVANVNYQGGRTNRLFAVMVSDSPQQLLDQMSALDIISAETSRQVGQFKQATTDAAAAEEASRSAADAARAAADQAKMVSDDLQAKQSELQGQTAEVMAAFSALSGAERSDYAGSPLPPGFDLSKIIAGLVPGSGSGALQAGLTQIGKPYVWGATGPDGFDCSGLVVWAYKQVGKTLPRSSQAQAAGGTPVDQKSLQPGDVVLFYPDASHVGLYAGNGNVLHASTFGVPVKVQSMASFPFYGARRY from the coding sequence GTGGCGACACCGACAGTCAAGAATGTTGCTCGATCCAAACGCAGCGTCCTCGCCGCTGCAGCCTGTGCGCTGTGTCTACTCGTCGCACCGGCCGCAACAGCCCAGGCGCAGCCGGGAATAGACAGTGCATCCGATGCGCAGACGCGGTTGTCGGACCTTGCTCGTGAGTCCGAGCAAACGACGGAGGCGTTGCACAACGCGCAAATAGATCTCGATGCCAAGACTGCAGTGCAGCGCGAAGCAGAGTCCGCCGTCGAGACTCATCAGAGCGCGCTCGCGGTCGCCGAGGCGGCGTTGGCCGAGCTGAAGCCCGCTGTGGACAAAGTGGCCAACGTCAACTATCAGGGTGGTCGAACGAACAGGCTGTTCGCCGTGATGGTCAGCGATTCACCCCAACAACTGTTGGACCAGATGTCGGCCCTCGACATCATTTCCGCGGAGACTTCCAGGCAGGTCGGGCAGTTCAAGCAAGCGACGACCGATGCCGCTGCGGCCGAGGAAGCCTCCCGTAGCGCTGCAGACGCGGCGCGCGCGGCTGCAGATCAAGCCAAAATGGTCAGCGACGATCTGCAGGCCAAGCAGAGCGAACTTCAAGGGCAAACGGCAGAAGTAATGGCGGCGTTCAGCGCGCTGTCCGGCGCCGAACGGAGTGACTACGCGGGCAGTCCGCTACCTCCAGGATTCGACCTGTCGAAGATCATCGCGGGATTGGTTCCGGGATCGGGGTCCGGCGCTCTGCAGGCAGGTCTGACGCAGATAGGTAAACCGTATGTGTGGGGCGCTACCGGACCCGATGGCTTCGACTGCTCAGGGCTGGTCGTGTGGGCCTACAAGCAGGTCGGCAAGACGCTCCCGCGGTCCAGCCAGGCGCAAGCTGCCGGCGGAACCCCAGTCGATCAGAAGAGCCTCCAGCCAGGCGACGTCGTTCTCTTCTATCCGGATGCCTCGCATGTCGGCCTGTACGCCGGTAACGGCAACGTGCTGCATGCCTCGACGTTCGGGGTGCCGGTGAAGGTTCAGTCGATGGCGTCGTTCCCGTTCTACGGTGCGCGCCGGTACTGA
- a CDS encoding glycosyltransferase family 4 protein — protein sequence MGRTLLVTNDFPPRPGGIQSYLQSIADRFPPEELVVYAPRWRGDSHLAFDACQPYEVVRHPTTLMLPTPLVARRAAQLVKSHDCDSVWFGAAAPLAVMAPVVRRAGAETIIASTHGHEVGWSMIPGGRGTLRAIGNSVDTVTYVSKYTRGRFASAFGPQAALEHVPPGVDTDKFKPDSGARAELRARYGLGDRPTILCLSRLVPRKGQDFLIRSMQGIREAIDGAVLVIVGGGPYEGTLRALVRSCGVEDHVIFTGTVRSAELAAHHTIADVFAMPSRTRGWGLDVEGLGIVYLEASACGVPVVAGMSGGAPETVRQNETGLVVDGRSVEQITEAIVRILSDATLAASMGAAGREWVEKSWRWDTLAQKLRSLL from the coding sequence ATGGGTCGGACGCTCTTGGTAACGAATGACTTTCCCCCGCGTCCCGGAGGTATCCAGTCCTATCTCCAGAGCATCGCGGATAGATTCCCACCCGAAGAGCTGGTGGTGTACGCCCCCCGGTGGCGGGGCGATAGTCATCTCGCGTTCGATGCATGCCAACCGTACGAAGTGGTCCGGCACCCCACGACGCTGATGCTACCGACGCCGCTGGTGGCACGAAGAGCTGCGCAGCTTGTGAAGTCGCACGATTGCGACAGTGTGTGGTTCGGTGCGGCAGCGCCGCTCGCGGTGATGGCTCCAGTGGTCAGACGCGCAGGGGCAGAGACGATCATCGCCAGCACCCATGGACACGAAGTGGGATGGTCGATGATTCCAGGTGGTCGCGGAACGCTGCGAGCGATCGGCAACTCCGTCGACACAGTGACGTACGTAAGCAAGTACACGCGAGGACGGTTCGCGTCGGCCTTCGGTCCACAGGCCGCGCTCGAGCATGTGCCGCCGGGTGTCGACACCGATAAGTTCAAGCCGGATTCCGGCGCGCGAGCGGAACTTCGGGCCCGCTACGGGTTGGGGGATCGACCGACGATACTGTGTCTGTCGCGCTTGGTACCGCGCAAGGGACAGGATTTTCTCATCCGGTCGATGCAGGGGATCAGAGAGGCGATCGACGGTGCGGTTCTGGTTATCGTCGGTGGCGGGCCGTACGAGGGCACCTTACGCGCGCTGGTCCGCAGCTGCGGCGTGGAAGATCACGTGATCTTCACTGGCACAGTCCGTTCGGCAGAGCTGGCCGCGCATCACACGATCGCGGACGTCTTCGCGATGCCGAGCAGAACTCGCGGCTGGGGGCTCGACGTCGAGGGTCTGGGGATCGTCTACCTGGAAGCGTCGGCGTGCGGCGTGCCGGTCGTCGCCGGCATGTCCGGTGGCGCACCGGAAACGGTGCGGCAGAACGAAACCGGACTTGTAGTCGATGGTCGTTCGGTCGAGCAGATCACCGAGGCGATCGTCCGAATTCTGTCCGATGCGACGCTCGCCGCATCGATGGGCGCGGCTGGACGTGAGTGGGTCGAAAAGAGCTGGCGCTGGGATACTCTCGCGCAGAAGCTGCGCAGCCTGCTCTGA
- a CDS encoding long-chain fatty acid--CoA ligase: MREFTVPARFEIEDGESAVDSVFTRRATAPESVAFLRQENGSWTDVTAEQFATQVVSVAKGLIASGVEQGDRVALMSSTRYEWSVLDYAIWAAGCVTVPIYETSSANQVEWILSDAEPVLLVLENKQHRDEAADVVAASKTVRRTFQVDGATADTGAIHELIELGAATADGVVEARVAALRSSDPATLIYTSGTTGRPKGVQLTHANLLAESKGIRETTLKTLLRGGTRTLMFLPLAHVLARAVTIAAFDAGTTVGHTNDIPNLVATFGSFKPDFILSVPRVFEKVFNTARQKAHADGKGKIFDTAADTAVAWSQSKDEGSTGVVLRVKHAVFDKLVYSKLRAALGGNCKLAISGGAPLGARLGHFYRGIGVPIYEGYGLTETSAAFAVNTIGYQHVGSVGRPLPGNTVRIAPDGEIQLRGPVVFAGYWRNEEATAESLDDGWFRTGDLGSLDADGYITITGRKKELIVTAGGKNVSPAGLEDQLRAHALISQAIVVGDQKPFIGALVTLDAEALIGWKARNSKPADSSAADLATDPDLIAEIDAAIDEANKSVSHAEGIKKYRILPNDFTEEAGEVTPTMKLKRNVITKTYADDVEAIYSK, from the coding sequence GTGCGTGAGTTCACTGTGCCCGCCCGATTCGAAATCGAGGACGGGGAATCGGCAGTCGATTCCGTTTTCACCCGCCGGGCTACGGCACCCGAGTCGGTGGCGTTTCTTCGCCAAGAGAACGGCAGTTGGACCGACGTCACTGCCGAGCAGTTCGCGACTCAGGTCGTATCGGTTGCCAAAGGCCTGATTGCCTCAGGAGTCGAGCAGGGTGATCGCGTTGCACTGATGTCCTCGACGCGCTACGAATGGTCGGTGCTCGACTACGCGATCTGGGCGGCAGGCTGCGTTACGGTTCCGATTTACGAGACATCATCTGCCAATCAGGTCGAGTGGATCCTGTCCGACGCCGAGCCGGTTCTGCTCGTGCTGGAAAACAAGCAGCATCGCGACGAAGCCGCCGATGTCGTCGCAGCCTCGAAGACGGTACGTAGGACGTTCCAGGTGGACGGCGCAACTGCCGATACCGGCGCGATCCACGAATTGATCGAACTCGGTGCGGCCACTGCCGACGGCGTGGTCGAAGCACGTGTCGCCGCCCTACGTTCGTCCGATCCGGCGACCCTCATCTACACCTCGGGTACTACCGGCCGTCCCAAGGGCGTGCAGCTCACCCATGCCAATCTCCTCGCGGAGTCCAAGGGAATCCGCGAGACGACGCTCAAGACACTGCTGAGAGGTGGCACGCGGACCCTGATGTTCCTGCCGCTCGCGCACGTGTTGGCCCGCGCCGTCACGATTGCAGCCTTCGATGCGGGGACGACAGTCGGCCACACGAATGACATCCCCAACCTCGTCGCCACGTTCGGGTCGTTCAAGCCGGATTTCATCTTGTCGGTGCCCCGCGTATTCGAGAAAGTATTCAACACTGCCCGACAGAAGGCACATGCCGACGGCAAGGGAAAGATTTTCGACACGGCCGCCGACACAGCTGTCGCGTGGAGCCAGTCGAAGGACGAAGGCTCGACCGGAGTCGTACTTCGAGTCAAGCATGCAGTGTTCGACAAGCTCGTGTACTCGAAACTCCGTGCTGCTCTAGGTGGTAACTGCAAGCTGGCGATCTCCGGCGGCGCGCCGCTCGGCGCACGACTCGGCCACTTCTATCGCGGAATCGGGGTACCGATCTACGAGGGCTACGGCCTGACCGAGACCAGCGCAGCGTTTGCGGTGAATACCATCGGCTATCAACATGTCGGCAGTGTCGGTCGACCTCTCCCCGGCAATACCGTCCGTATCGCCCCCGACGGTGAAATTCAGCTGCGCGGCCCTGTTGTGTTCGCCGGCTACTGGCGTAACGAAGAAGCGACTGCCGAGTCCCTGGATGACGGGTGGTTCCGTACCGGCGATCTCGGATCGCTCGACGCCGACGGGTACATCACGATCACCGGCCGCAAGAAAGAATTGATCGTCACCGCCGGCGGAAAGAACGTCTCGCCCGCAGGTCTGGAAGATCAGCTGCGCGCACATGCCCTGATCAGTCAAGCGATCGTCGTCGGCGATCAGAAGCCGTTCATCGGCGCATTGGTGACGCTCGATGCCGAAGCCCTGATCGGCTGGAAGGCGCGCAACTCCAAACCCGCAGATTCGTCTGCAGCAGACCTGGCCACCGATCCGGACCTGATCGCAGAGATCGATGCGGCGATCGATGAGGCAAACAAGTCCGTCTCACACGCCGAAGGGATCAAGAAGTACCGGATCCTGCCGAACGACTTCACCGAGGAGGCGGGCGAGGTGACACCGACGATGAAGCTCAAACGCAATGTGATCACCAAGACCTACGCGGACGACGTCGAAGCGATCTACTCCAAGTAG
- a CDS encoding polyketide cyclase / dehydrase and lipid transport translates to MSSIQVADQTFIAVPGACVSEAMAPRDRWRSWWPDLRIEVSEDRADKGIRWTIDGALTGTMEVWLEEIPVLDGVIVHYFLHAEPPAGREGLDLVGENRRRRIAGKSMAFALKRELEAGRAAGERPDHART, encoded by the coding sequence ATGAGCAGTATCCAAGTAGCGGATCAAACCTTCATTGCTGTTCCGGGCGCGTGCGTCTCCGAGGCGATGGCGCCGAGAGATCGTTGGCGGTCGTGGTGGCCTGACCTGCGGATCGAGGTGTCCGAAGATCGTGCCGACAAAGGCATCCGTTGGACGATCGACGGAGCGCTGACTGGGACGATGGAAGTGTGGCTAGAGGAAATCCCGGTCCTCGACGGCGTTATCGTCCATTATTTTTTGCATGCGGAACCACCTGCTGGGCGAGAGGGACTCGACCTTGTCGGCGAAAACCGCAGGCGCAGGATTGCGGGAAAGTCGATGGCATTCGCGCTCAAGCGTGAATTGGAGGCAGGCCGCGCTGCGGGCGAGCGTCCGGATCACGCGCGAACCTAG
- a CDS encoding SRPBCC family protein, with protein sequence MAEKTQRSITVDAPSAQVMDVIADFDAYPSWVSAAKSVEVLATGSNGRADRVKFVLDAGMVKDTYELRYDWAPDGMAVAWELVSGEMQKSQSGSYTLKDAGDGRTDVVYELTVDLNIPMIGLFKRKAEKVITDTALKELKKRVEG encoded by the coding sequence ATGGCCGAGAAAACTCAGAGGTCGATCACCGTCGACGCTCCGTCCGCACAGGTAATGGACGTGATCGCAGACTTCGACGCGTATCCGTCCTGGGTCTCGGCAGCGAAGTCCGTGGAGGTGCTCGCTACCGGCTCGAACGGTCGAGCGGACCGCGTGAAGTTCGTCCTGGACGCCGGAATGGTCAAGGACACCTACGAACTTCGCTACGACTGGGCGCCGGATGGAATGGCCGTGGCGTGGGAGCTCGTATCGGGTGAAATGCAGAAGTCGCAGTCGGGGTCGTACACGTTGAAGGACGCCGGCGACGGACGGACCGATGTCGTCTACGAGTTGACGGTAGATCTGAACATTCCGATGATCGGGTTGTTCAAGCGCAAAGCGGAGAAGGTCATCACCGATACCGCGCTCAAAGAGCTGAAGAAGCGAGTCGAAGGCTGA